One Setaria italica strain Yugu1 chromosome II, Setaria_italica_v2.0, whole genome shotgun sequence DNA segment encodes these proteins:
- the LOC101781943 gene encoding ylmG homolog protein 1-2, chloroplastic, giving the protein MYGLLTSPCPRAPLLRAALQGPSARSLRRTLAFPARPPAPRVLRLSPPPPRAAAEASAAATALGGLLASPLSTLEAGLRSVNLAPLRAPVAAAMSAAVRWLGVYREVLLVGVLLSWFPNIPWDRQPFSALRDLCDPFLALCREVMPPVFGRKLDLSPLVAFMAIDIIIMILRPQPRM; this is encoded by the coding sequence ATGTACGGCCTCCTGACCTCGCCGTGCCCCCGGGCCCCGCTGCTGCGCGCCGCCCTCCAGGGCCCATCCGCCCGCTCGCTCCGCAGAACCCTAGCGTtccccgcgcgcccgcccgccccccgGGTCCTCCGCCtgtccccgccgcccccgcgcgcggcggcggaggcgtccgCGGCCGCCACGGCGCTGGGCGGGCTCCTGGCGTCGCCGCTCTCGACGCTGGAGGCCGGCCTGCGGAGCGTCAACCTCGCGCCCCTGCGCGcccccgtggcggcggcgatgtcagCTGCCGTGCGGTGGCTCGGCGTGTACCGCGAGGTGCTGCTCGTCGGCGTCCTGCTGTCCTGGTTCCCCAACATCCCCTGggaccgccagcccttctcggCCCTGCGCGACCTCTGCGACCCGTTCCTCGCCCTCTGCCGCGAGGTCATGCCGCCGGTCTTCGGGCGCAAGCTCGACCTCAGCCCGCTCGTCGCGTTTATGGCGATTGACATCATCATTATGATCCTGCGCCCGCAGCCTCGCATGTGA
- the LOC111256350 gene encoding uncharacterized protein LOC111256350, producing MPTKLPATPRPRTSPPTTEPTAPSSRFASSTRPHHRPPRPRLCLRLCPRALVCVWAWVAARRGAVGCLWGRSGGRGHGGSEVGPAVRLPPGHGGEARGGRVGGAVLGEAGRFGRVGPGCGVILTGHVEIGDIVCEQQAVRSWELDVVAAPEADVSTHNPLGHVCSFAGGCRAGPWKDFYALVFVSKAHFAVFFFPMCEVLTISG from the exons CTCCCCgccacgccgcggccgcgcaccTCCCCGCCGACCACGGAGCCGACCGCGCCCTCGTCCCGCTTCGCTTCCTCCACCCGcccccaccaccggccgcctcGCCCCCGCCTCTGCCTCCGCCTCTGCCCGCGTGCGCTCGTGTGCGTTTGGGCGTGGGTCGCGGCCAGGCGGGGGGCGGTCGGCTGTTTGTGGGGGCGGAGCGGGGGACGGGGCCACGGGGGAAGCGAGGTGGGCCCGGCGGTGAGGCTACCGCCCGGCCACGGAGGTGAGGCGAGGGGTGGCCGGGTGGGGGgtgccgtgctgggagaggcAGGCAGGTTTGGCCGGGTTGGCCCGGGCTGCGGGGTGATTTTGACAGGCCACGTGGAAATTGG AGATATTGTCTGTGAGCAGCAGGCCGTGAGGAGCTGGGAGCTTGATGTGGTAGCGGCACCGGAAGCTGACGTCTCAACTCACAACCCGCTAGGGCATGTCTGCTCATTTGCTGGTGGTTGCCGTGCAGGACCATGGAAGGATTTTTATGCGCTCGTGTTTGTTTCCAAGGCACATTTTgcggtgtttttttttccgatgTGCGAGGTGCTTACAATTTCAGGTTAG